One Thiofilum sp. genomic window carries:
- a CDS encoding sugar ABC transporter substrate-binding protein encodes MKLKYLITTTLALASCQWVQAAEVKYMLWDSNQLPAYQQCATDFQAKNPDISIKITQAGWNDYWTAISTGFVSGTAPDVFTNHLAKYPEFAKSEQLVDLAPLIARDQVASDQYEAGLYEVWGRDGKQYGLPKDWDTIAFIVNMDIAKQAGVSLEELQTMEWNPKDGGSFEQTIRKLTLDEAGNNASSDKFDKSKVKVYGFQTPGGGGMMGQTEWSYLAVSNGFKFHDKVWDNKYYYDDPKLVETISYLAGLPDKGVSAPYEQTKSLGPDAMFVGGKAAMVPQGSWMISYFKDNAKFPTAWVPLPKGPNGQRATMFNGLADSIWVGSKVQEEAWKWVKYLGSAECQATVAAKGVVFPAIKGMAEKAMEAHKAGGIDSSAFITMSKEKTFLAPIADNGSQVDDLMKTSLESIFIGKVDAATALKEANAKINALGQ; translated from the coding sequence ATGAAACTCAAATACTTAATCACTACTACCTTAGCATTAGCTAGTTGCCAATGGGTACAGGCCGCTGAGGTCAAATATATGTTATGGGACTCTAATCAATTACCTGCTTATCAACAGTGCGCTACTGATTTTCAAGCTAAAAATCCCGACATTAGCATTAAAATCACTCAGGCAGGATGGAACGATTATTGGACTGCGATTTCAACAGGGTTTGTATCAGGCACTGCACCCGATGTGTTTACTAATCACTTAGCTAAATACCCTGAATTTGCCAAAAGTGAACAACTGGTTGATCTAGCACCGCTCATTGCTCGTGATCAGGTCGCCAGTGATCAATATGAGGCTGGACTGTATGAAGTATGGGGACGAGACGGTAAGCAATATGGTCTACCCAAAGACTGGGATACAATTGCATTTATTGTCAATATGGACATTGCAAAACAAGCAGGCGTTAGCCTAGAAGAATTACAAACTATGGAGTGGAATCCTAAAGATGGTGGCTCTTTTGAGCAAACCATTCGTAAGCTCACTTTAGATGAGGCTGGCAATAATGCTAGCAGTGACAAGTTTGATAAATCCAAAGTTAAAGTCTATGGTTTCCAGACTCCGGGCGGTGGTGGCATGATGGGTCAAACCGAGTGGAGCTATCTAGCGGTTTCTAATGGCTTTAAGTTTCACGATAAGGTTTGGGACAATAAATATTATTACGATGATCCTAAACTGGTTGAAACTATTAGTTATTTAGCGGGTTTACCGGATAAAGGGGTATCTGCTCCTTATGAACAAACTAAATCATTAGGTCCTGATGCTATGTTTGTAGGGGGCAAAGCAGCGATGGTACCTCAAGGCTCATGGATGATTAGTTATTTTAAAGATAATGCTAAATTTCCTACTGCATGGGTTCCCTTACCTAAAGGCCCGAATGGTCAAAGGGCTACCATGTTTAATGGTCTAGCGGACTCCATTTGGGTTGGCTCTAAAGTGCAAGAAGAAGCATGGAAGTGGGTAAAATACCTAGGCTCTGCTGAGTGTCAAGCTACAGTCGCGGCTAAAGGAGTAGTATTCCCAGCCATTAAAGGCATGGCTGAAAAAGCGATGGAAGCTCACAAAGCCGGAGGTATTGACTCCTCCGCTTTCATTACTATGTCTAAGGAAAAAACTTTCTTAGCCCCGATTGCTGATAATGGCTCACAAGTAGATGACCTGATGAAAACCTCATTAGAATCTATTTTTATTGGCAAAGTGGATGCCGCAACAGCGCTAAAAGAAGCTAATGCCAAAATCAATGCTCTAGGTCAGTAA